A region of the Pseudomonas anguilliseptica genome:
TACCCAGCAGCACCACGCCGATCACCACCAGCGCGACGCAACCCACCAGTGGCCAACTGGGCAATACGCTGTTCGGTGTATCACTGGCCAACCACAGCGAGCTGTGACTCTGACCAAAGAGCTGCCAGACCAGCCCCAGCACCAGACTGGTCAGAGTGATCAGACTAAGTACCGCCAGCGCCATCAGAATCAGCAGACGCCCGCTGTTACGCCGGGCGCGATCCTGTTGCTCGAAGAAATTCATCGTGCCGAGCCCTTAACCTAGAACGACACCTTCGGCGCTTCCTGAATCGCCGCGCTGTCGGCGAACTCCAGCAGGCTGGCATCCTGGGCGTGGCCAAAGCTGGCGGCCAGCAATACCGGCGGGAACCCCTGCTTGTAGGTGTTGTAGGCCATCACCGCATCGTTGAAGGCCTGACGGGCAAAGGCCACCTTGTTCTCGGTGCTGCTCAGCTCTTCACTGAGTTGCTGCATATTCGCCGAGGCCTTGAGGTCGGGATAAGCCTCAAGCGTGACATTCAGGCGACCCAGGGCGCTATTGAGCAACCCTTCCGCCCCACCCAGCTGCGCCATGCTCTGCGCATTACCCGGCTGCGCCGCAGCGGCCTTGAGCCCGGTCACCGCGTTGTTACGCGCGGCAATCACCGCCTCTAGGGTTTCCCGCTCATGGGCCATATAACCCTTCGCGGTTTCCACCAGATTGGGGATCAGGTCATAACGGCGCTTGAGCTGCACCTCGATCTGCGCAAAGGCGTTCTGAAAGCGGTTACGCAAGGTCACCAGCTGGTTGTAGATGCCAATCACGTAAAAGATCAGCGCGGCAACAACCGCCAGGATAATCAGCGTGGAGATGGACATGAGGGGAAATCCTTATCGCATGCGGGAGAGGAGCAGATGGTAGCGGAAAAGTGCCGCAACGAATGCTCACCTGCGCACCCTAGCAACACGCCAGAGGCCGCTTTGGCGGTAAAGCCAACTTATGTCGCGTCATGCCGCCTGGCTATGACGGAAAAACCGCTTGGCAAAATAGACCGACCGGTCTATATATTTAGCCCATGAAAAAGACCTCGACCCGCGACAAGCTGATTCACGCCATGGCCGACGCCCTGCAACGCAAGGGGCTACACGGCGCTGGTCTGAGTGAGCTGCTGGAAATTGCCGGCGCGCCCAAGGGCAGCCTGTATCACCACTTCCCTGGCGGTAAAAGCGAGCTGGCAGTGGCGGCGATCGACCATATCAGCCGGCATATCGACAGCCTGTTCAGCCAGCTTTTTACTCAGCAAACCGATCCCCTCAAGGCGCTGCACAACTGGTTGCAAGGCGCGCTGCTGCAACTGGAGAACAGCCAGTTTGAACGCGGTTGCCCGCTGGCCACCATCGCCCTGGAAAGCGGCCCGGAAGATGTGGAAATTCGCGCTGCCCTGCAGCGCAGTTTCACCGCTGTGCGCCAGGCGTTGAGTGCGCAACTGC
Encoded here:
- a CDS encoding LemA family protein — its product is MSISTLIILAVVAALIFYVIGIYNQLVTLRNRFQNAFAQIEVQLKRRYDLIPNLVETAKGYMAHERETLEAVIAARNNAVTGLKAAAAQPGNAQSMAQLGGAEGLLNSALGRLNVTLEAYPDLKASANMQQLSEELSSTENKVAFARQAFNDAVMAYNTYKQGFPPVLLAASFGHAQDASLLEFADSAAIQEAPKVSF
- a CDS encoding TetR/AcrR family transcriptional regulator; this encodes MKKTSTRDKLIHAMADALQRKGLHGAGLSELLEIAGAPKGSLYHHFPGGKSELAVAAIDHISRHIDSLFSQLFTQQTDPLKALHNWLQGALLQLENSQFERGCPLATIALESGPEDVEIRAALQRSFTAVRQALSAQLHAYGYPCEQADNLAALFVALYEGGLLQARVAGSSEPLKRAATALFNLTREQFPGGVRP